In Vitis vinifera cultivar Pinot Noir 40024 chromosome 11, ASM3070453v1, a genomic segment contains:
- the LOC100266211 gene encoding uncharacterized protein LOC100266211 isoform X1 — translation MSRLPEITDLFARLASNLKTLYPTDKNEDCLEGASDPSISELNRSLNLDDEGSSVRVLDAALSLMCFKAPQVFESRVEYLVKTIVAVISSSISCKVSRFQREEVFLIGSSISRYDCTELIEACTDVIGRLKGHGKLPLLLSYAVVRVAALSSRYRCLFPLTPILHEQSIKERSNNISKLLFHFPGEFSLKNHEIPFRLLLWYLDPLILKHDVSKILQDTMKRPFLCLNKEFHERMDWRSIIICLVLSPTMFVETRALLHNWFLITGLASVLQLLIEVVSMILDVVSRPTGWGISVEMGSKLPFSIAYFPYNHHVYRILSGTLSSESFLHLVSIINVPISRAGNHSMPTIKQVPMKISTIGHKSVCRAAAMNFPDWFFFASVLLFSEKSFQDNFYSKCGIGVPRTEKRHDVEPLCFSSAAARYIAWILSPADKSHQDLLVDWLTKLSESWTLKQFGSDTYNKEIADYRKKLKKTKFPVYKGDYNLPKEYNYVTIVLWLKEFQNSYTKNQYKTASSLAFCEHNLSYSLRFQHSVLFRRIPLGILIGCPYYLDESGCEMLLHYSATGTIPLLRETHSGALKHLKLDSEGQKDSIMWTEEYTKEEAAAGASLVFRLTDVVLSMAASLFETDESGLEFICQVKVKAGRYLIKCIKKLLQFNDGIMLMDLFNRLVQWRNQGQEVFQGCTDLDDVINGLGLKLSSL, via the exons ATGAGCAGATTACCAGAAATAACCGATCTCTTCGCGCGGCTAGCTTCGAATCTCAAAACCCTATATCCAACGGATAAAAATGAGGATTGCTTAGAAGGAGCATCTGATCCGTCCATTTCGGAGCTGAATCGATCCCTCAACCTCGACGACGAAGGTTCTAGTGTTAGGGTTTTGGACGCTGCTCTATCTCTGATGTGTTTCAAAGCACCGCAG GTTTTCGAATCGAGGGTTGAGTATCTGGTGAAGACAATTGTTGCTGTTATTTCTTCTTCAATATCTTGTAAGGTTTCAAGGTTTCAGAGGGAAGAGGTTTTTCTAATCGGTAGCTCGATTTCTCGTTATGATTGCACGGAATTGATCGAGGCGTGTACTGATGTTATCGGGAGATTAAAGGGACATG GGAAGCTTCCACTTTTGTTATCATATGCTGTCGTAAGAGTAGCAGCATTGTCATCTCGCTACCGATGTCTATTCCCATTAACTCCAATTCTACATGAACAATCGATCAAGGAAAGAAGTAACAATATTTCAAAGCTGCTTTTCCATTTTCCCGGAGAATTCTCCCTTAAAAACCATGAAATACCATTCAG attgcTATTGTGGTATCTTGATCCACTAATTCTGAAGCATgatgtttcaaaaattttgcAAGACACTATGAAGAGGCCGTTCCTTTGTTTGAATAAGGAATTTCATGAGAGGATGGATTGGCGTTCTATAATAATATGCTTGGTACTTTCGCCCACTATGTTTGTTGAGACCAGAGCTCTATTACATAATTGGTTTCTAATCAC GGGTCTGGCTTCTGTACTCCAGCTTCTAATTGAAGTAGTCTCCATGATACTAGATGTAGTTTCCCGACCAACAGGGTGGGGAATATCAGTAGAAATGGGATCAAAGCTGCCATTTTCTATCGCGTATTTTCCCTACAATCATCACGTGTACAGAATTCTGTCTGGAACCCTCTCATCTGAGAGTTTTCTGCATTTAGTTAGTATCATTAATGTACCAATTTCTCGTGCTGGAAACCATTCCATGCCTACCATCAAGCAAGTGCCTATGAAGATTTCAACAATAGGTCACAAATCTGTCTG CAGGGCTGCAGCAATGAATTTCCCAGATTGGTTCTTTTTTGCTTCTGTTTTACTCTTCTCCGAGAAAAGTTTTCAAGacaatttttattcaaaatgtgGAATAGGGGTACCCAGAACTGAGAAAAGGCATGATGTAGAAccactttgtttttcttctgctGCAGCAAGGTACATTGCATGGATTCTGAGTCCTGCTGACAAATCTCATCAGGATCTTCTGGTTGATTGGCTGACTAAACTATCAGAGTCTTGGACTCTGAAACAATTTGGGTCAGATACATATAACAAAGAAATAGCTGACTACAGAAAGAAACTCAAGAAAACCAAATTTCCTGTTTACAAAGGGGACTATAATCTCCCAAAAGAGTACAACTATGTAACTATTGTTCTCTGGCTGAAGGAATTCCAGAACAGCTATACGAAGAATCAGTATAAAACTGCCAGTAGCCTGGCATTTTGTGAACATAACTTATCCTACAGTCTGAGATTTCAGCACAGTGTGCTATTTAGAAGAATTCCTTTAGGCATCTTGATTGGGTGCCCCTATTATTTAGATGAATCTGGATGTGAGATGCTTCTGCATTATTCTGCAACAGGTACAATACCTCTGTTAAGAGAAACTCATTCTGGTGCATTGAAGCATTTGAAACTGGATTCTGAAGGACAAAAAGATTCGATAATGTGGACTGAAGAATATACTAAGGAGGAGGCGGCAGCAGGAGCTTCTCTTGTCTTCAGATTAACTGATGTTGTTTTGAGCATGGCAGCTTCATTATTTGAGACTGATGAGAGTGGTCTAGAATTTATTTGCCAGGTGAAAGTCAAAGCAGGCAGGTACTTAATTAAGTGTATCAAGAAGCTGCTCCAGTTCAATGATGGAATTATGCTGATGGATCTCTTCAATAGACTGGTGCAATGGAGGAACCAAGGCCAAGAAGTATTTCAAGGTTGCACAGATCTGGATGATGTCATTAATGGCTTGggtcttaaattatcttccttATGA
- the LOC100266211 gene encoding uncharacterized protein LOC100266211 isoform X2, which produces MSRLPEITDLFARLASNLKTLYPTDKNEDCLEGASDPSISELNRSLNLDDEGSSVRVLDAALSLMCFKAPQVFESRVEYLVKTIVAVISSSISCKVSRFQREEVFLIGSSISRYDCTELIEACTDVIGRLKGHGKLPLLLSYAVVRVAALSSRYRCLFPLTPILHEQSIKERSNNISKLLFHFPGEFSLKNHEIPFRLLLWYLDPLILKHDVSKILQDTMKRPFLCLNKEFHERMDWRSIIICLVLSPTMFVETRALLHNWFLITGLASVLQLLIEVVSMILDVVSRPTGWGISVEMGSKLPFSIAYFPYNHHVYRILSGTLSSESFLHLVSIINVPISRAGNHSMPTIKQVPMKISTIGHKSVWAAAMNFPDWFFFASVLLFSEKSFQDNFYSKCGIGVPRTEKRHDVEPLCFSSAAARYIAWILSPADKSHQDLLVDWLTKLSESWTLKQFGSDTYNKEIADYRKKLKKTKFPVYKGDYNLPKEYNYVTIVLWLKEFQNSYTKNQYKTASSLAFCEHNLSYSLRFQHSVLFRRIPLGILIGCPYYLDESGCEMLLHYSATGTIPLLRETHSGALKHLKLDSEGQKDSIMWTEEYTKEEAAAGASLVFRLTDVVLSMAASLFETDESGLEFICQVKVKAGRYLIKCIKKLLQFNDGIMLMDLFNRLVQWRNQGQEVFQGCTDLDDVINGLGLKLSSL; this is translated from the exons ATGAGCAGATTACCAGAAATAACCGATCTCTTCGCGCGGCTAGCTTCGAATCTCAAAACCCTATATCCAACGGATAAAAATGAGGATTGCTTAGAAGGAGCATCTGATCCGTCCATTTCGGAGCTGAATCGATCCCTCAACCTCGACGACGAAGGTTCTAGTGTTAGGGTTTTGGACGCTGCTCTATCTCTGATGTGTTTCAAAGCACCGCAG GTTTTCGAATCGAGGGTTGAGTATCTGGTGAAGACAATTGTTGCTGTTATTTCTTCTTCAATATCTTGTAAGGTTTCAAGGTTTCAGAGGGAAGAGGTTTTTCTAATCGGTAGCTCGATTTCTCGTTATGATTGCACGGAATTGATCGAGGCGTGTACTGATGTTATCGGGAGATTAAAGGGACATG GGAAGCTTCCACTTTTGTTATCATATGCTGTCGTAAGAGTAGCAGCATTGTCATCTCGCTACCGATGTCTATTCCCATTAACTCCAATTCTACATGAACAATCGATCAAGGAAAGAAGTAACAATATTTCAAAGCTGCTTTTCCATTTTCCCGGAGAATTCTCCCTTAAAAACCATGAAATACCATTCAG attgcTATTGTGGTATCTTGATCCACTAATTCTGAAGCATgatgtttcaaaaattttgcAAGACACTATGAAGAGGCCGTTCCTTTGTTTGAATAAGGAATTTCATGAGAGGATGGATTGGCGTTCTATAATAATATGCTTGGTACTTTCGCCCACTATGTTTGTTGAGACCAGAGCTCTATTACATAATTGGTTTCTAATCAC GGGTCTGGCTTCTGTACTCCAGCTTCTAATTGAAGTAGTCTCCATGATACTAGATGTAGTTTCCCGACCAACAGGGTGGGGAATATCAGTAGAAATGGGATCAAAGCTGCCATTTTCTATCGCGTATTTTCCCTACAATCATCACGTGTACAGAATTCTGTCTGGAACCCTCTCATCTGAGAGTTTTCTGCATTTAGTTAGTATCATTAATGTACCAATTTCTCGTGCTGGAAACCATTCCATGCCTACCATCAAGCAAGTGCCTATGAAGATTTCAACAATAGGTCACAAATCTGTCTG GGCTGCAGCAATGAATTTCCCAGATTGGTTCTTTTTTGCTTCTGTTTTACTCTTCTCCGAGAAAAGTTTTCAAGacaatttttattcaaaatgtgGAATAGGGGTACCCAGAACTGAGAAAAGGCATGATGTAGAAccactttgtttttcttctgctGCAGCAAGGTACATTGCATGGATTCTGAGTCCTGCTGACAAATCTCATCAGGATCTTCTGGTTGATTGGCTGACTAAACTATCAGAGTCTTGGACTCTGAAACAATTTGGGTCAGATACATATAACAAAGAAATAGCTGACTACAGAAAGAAACTCAAGAAAACCAAATTTCCTGTTTACAAAGGGGACTATAATCTCCCAAAAGAGTACAACTATGTAACTATTGTTCTCTGGCTGAAGGAATTCCAGAACAGCTATACGAAGAATCAGTATAAAACTGCCAGTAGCCTGGCATTTTGTGAACATAACTTATCCTACAGTCTGAGATTTCAGCACAGTGTGCTATTTAGAAGAATTCCTTTAGGCATCTTGATTGGGTGCCCCTATTATTTAGATGAATCTGGATGTGAGATGCTTCTGCATTATTCTGCAACAGGTACAATACCTCTGTTAAGAGAAACTCATTCTGGTGCATTGAAGCATTTGAAACTGGATTCTGAAGGACAAAAAGATTCGATAATGTGGACTGAAGAATATACTAAGGAGGAGGCGGCAGCAGGAGCTTCTCTTGTCTTCAGATTAACTGATGTTGTTTTGAGCATGGCAGCTTCATTATTTGAGACTGATGAGAGTGGTCTAGAATTTATTTGCCAGGTGAAAGTCAAAGCAGGCAGGTACTTAATTAAGTGTATCAAGAAGCTGCTCCAGTTCAATGATGGAATTATGCTGATGGATCTCTTCAATAGACTGGTGCAATGGAGGAACCAAGGCCAAGAAGTATTTCAAGGTTGCACAGATCTGGATGATGTCATTAATGGCTTGggtcttaaattatcttccttATGA